In Oncorhynchus masou masou isolate Uvic2021 chromosome 31, UVic_Omas_1.1, whole genome shotgun sequence, the sequence AAATTAAGAAAAATGACTATAAAAGTGAAAATTGAGAAAGTTGACCGTGACAGGGTTGtcgatttcatcttaaatcatcCATAGCTCCCCTTGTGACAGTGTgtaactgaaagtaatcagaAGGTTGTTGTGGGGAGGAGCAATTAAATACAAGCTTAAAGGTCCTATGCAGCCTTTTTTAACTCATTATCAAATCACTCTTattatggtggtgatttgacaaaattacaatcatggtcttgaattggactCGCATTTTTctggtctcggtcttgactcggtctcgccGCCCATCCAGTCTTGGTCTTGAATCGTTCTCGCTTTAAGTGGTCTCGAACACAACACTGctatatttacaaaagtatgGACAGatcttcaaatttgtggatttggctatttcagccacacccattggtgacaggtgtacaaaaccgagcacacagccatgcaatctccacagacaaacattggcagtagaatggccttactgaagagctcagtgactttcaaagtggcaccgtcataggatgccaccttttcaacaagtcagttcgtcaaatttctgccctgctagagctgccctggtcaactgtaagtgctgttattgtgacgtggaaacatctaggagcaacaacggctaagccgcaaagtggtaggtcacacaagctcatagaacgggactgccgagtgctgaggTACGTGGCGTGTAAAGATAATCACTCACTATCgatttccaaactgcctctggaagtaacgtCAGCAACTGTTTGTCGGGAAATGGGTttatggccgagcagctgcacacaagcctaagatcaccatgcgcaatgtcaaGCTGGAGTGGTGTCAAGCTCCCcgccattggactttggagcagtggaaacaggttctatggagtgatgaatcacgcttctaCATCTGGTAGTCTGACGAGCGaatttgggtttggcggatgccaggagaacgctatctgcgccaatgcatagtgcaaactgtacagtttggtggatgaggaataatggtctggggctgtttttcatggttcaggctaggccccatAGTTTCAGTGAAGATAAATCGTaattctacagcatacaatgacattctagatgattctttgtggcaacagtttggggaaggcgctttcctgttccagcatgacaatgccccagtgcacaaagtgaggtccaagcagaaatggtttgttgagatcggtgtggaagaacttgactggcctgcacagagccctgacctaaaccccatcgaacacctttgggatgaattggaacgcagactgcgatTCAGGCCACTTTAGGTTATGTCGTGTAAGTCAGAACGTAGATGTATGTGATCCAACTGTTAAATGGAATGTTTTATCAAAATGTACACACATAATGTATGAGGGACATAAAAGGCACTCTATTGGTGGAACGACACAGACATGTCCCTATAGGTAGAACATGCTGATGACAGGTGAGAGAAAATGAGATACAGGTGAGACAGGTGATACTGCTCAGTGAGTGAGGCATACCGTCAAGACTAAAACACTTAATAACTTGAAACATTCAATGGTTTTAAACCCTTGTGTCTGGGGTAGTATTGTGTTCTAATGACAGTCAGACTGATAGACATAACTGCTCTTCCAGCTGTTTTGTCTGACGTATGTATGCTACACTGGCCATGGCGGCATACAGTTGATAGAAATTCAAAATAGTACATTTCATTTCAAATGCTCACTATTTGTCAACTTTGCTGTACTCCAAACTATATGTAAAATGTAGCAACTACATTGTTACACAGCTGGTGTGtattctgtgtgtgcgtgcgtgcgtgcgtgtgtgtgtacttgcgtTTGTTCTTATAGAAGTGTGTGTATTCATGTCTATGCATGTGAGTGTGTCTATGGTCTATTTCTTGGACCCGGGCACCTCCTTGCCCTTGTTGCTGAGTTTGCTCATGACCTGTGTGATGTCCACAGGGCCACTGGTGGCCATCCTggctctctcctcctgctccagCTGGCGGACGATGATGGGACTGATGCTGGGTCGACGCTTCCTCGCATTGGCCTCCAACTGGGGCACACTGGAAAAGGGATGGgtagggagagagttgaggagggagagagagttatacATGTCCTTACAATTACACACTAATTATctcttagagagagaggggaaaggggtatTGAGGGAGATACCGTAAAACTTTAGTTAATAGCCTGTGAGTTTATTTGCAACACGTGCCTCGAGGCAGGCTTCAATTTGAGCCAGGCATCTATTTCCTTAAAACACAGTTTTTGCTCATTTGCATATTTAATTGTTTAATTTCAGCATTTCAATCAATTTCTTCATTTCCTGCACTAATGTATTATCGTTTACAAACTGTCACATTTCTTTTGTCTTAGTATgcctcaaataaaaaataataacttTTCCTTGACAGAATAATTATTCTCATCTTTGACTGCACATTTTCGACAGTTATTACTTTTCACCACTATAGGGTGATCGGCCATTATCTGGGGTAAGGAATCCAGAAGTTGTTGATTGTTTTTGTGCTTTCCAGTTAGCAAGCAGATCTCAGCTGTTAGCAGCCAATGGCTAGTATTTTCTTACTGGCaataaaaacagatttttacaTAATTGTCATTACTGAATTATTTAATGTAACAAATGAAACATTAAGCCTCATAAATAATTCATGGTAATTAATGGAAACCTCAAACAATTCATTTAGACCCAGCGTTTATTTGAAACAAGTTTTACAGTAGTCACACCAGTGCAGACAATATGTTCCACTGTACTgatcacactctctcacacacatagcACTGACCTGAACATGTGTTGGTCAGGACAGATGGCCCTCTTCTGAGTGTCCTTAAACACTGGAGACTTCAGGTACCGCCCGAAAGAGTcctataacatacacacacacacacacacacaaacacacaaacacttagATAGCTCCTGTACAAGTATTGAAAATTTTACTCCAAAATAAGTCACATCATGTCAGCCATGTTACATCATGGTAGCCATTTTGTGTATGATTTTCCAGTTACAGCAGACAGAGGGCCTGTAGTATTAGTGTGGTGAAACTGACCTTCTTCATCAGCATGAAGATGTGTGTCTGAGCTGCATCCAGTACGTATCTGTGAGGGTGTTTCAACCCTTTAACTGTCACCTCCATGGTCTTCCCATCAATGTTGATCCACCGGGGGGCGCCACGCGTCAGGAAAGTCCTAACCAGAGACatggttaatgtgtgtgtgtgctggtatTACAGTTGCTGTCCATTCAGACACTGaaggcactgaaggcctatagcacctgtcacacactgaaggcctataggttcaccactgtactaacctgtcacacactgaaggtcctataggttcaccactgtactaacctgtcacacactgaaggcctataggctcaccactgtactaacctgtcacacactgaaggtcctataggttcaccactgtactaacctgtcacacactgaaggtcctataggttcaccactgtactaacctgtcacacactgaaggccctataggttcaccactgtactaacctgtcacacactgaaggccctataggttcaccactgtactaacctgtcacacactgaaggtctataggttcaccactgtactaacctgtcacacactgaaagtctataggttcaccactgtactaacctgtcacacactgaaggtcgataggttcaccactatactaacctgtcacacactgaaggcctataggttcaccactgtactaacctgtcacacactgaaggtcgataggttcaccactgtactaacctgtcacacactgaaggtcgataggttcaccactatactaacctgtcacacactgaaggcctataggttcaccactgtactaacctgtcacactgaagacctataggttcaccactgtactaacctgtcacacactgacggcctataggttcaccactgtactaacctgtcacacactgaagacctatatgttcaccactgtactaacctgtcacactgaagacctataggttcaccactgtactaacctgtcacacactgaagacctatatgttcaccactgtactaacctgtcacactgaagacctataggttcaccactgtagtaacctgtcacacactgaaggtctataggttcaccactgtactaacctgtcacactgaaggcctataggttctccactgtactaacctgtcacacactgaagacctataggctcaccactgtactaacctgtcacacactgaaggtcctataggttcacacactgaagacctataggttcaccactgtactaacctgtcacactgaagacctataggttcaccactgtactaacctgtcacacactgaaggtctataggttcaccactgtactaacctgtcacactgaaggcctataggttctccactgtactaacctgtcacacactgaagacctataggctcaccactgtactaacctgtcacacactgaagacctataggttcaccactgtactaacctgtcacacactgaaggtcctataggttcacacactgaagacctataggttcaccactgtactaacctgtcacactgaagacctataggttcaccactgtactaacctgtcacacactgaagacctataggttcaccactgtactaacctgtcacacactgaagacctataggttcaccactgtactaacctgtcacacactgaaggtcctataggttcaccactgtactaacctgtcacacactgaagacctataggttcaccactgtactaacctgtcacacactgaagacctataggttcaccactgtactaacctgtcacactgaaggtctataggttcaccactgtactaacctgtcacacactgaagacctataggttcaccactgtactaacctgtcacacactgaagacctataggttcaccactgtactaacctgtcacacactgaaggcctataggttcaccactgtactaacctgtcacacactgaagacctataggttcaccactgtactaacctgtcacactgaagacctataggttcaccactgtactaacctgtcacactgaagacctataggttcaccactgtactaacctgtcacacactgaagacctataggtactaacctgtcacacactgaagacctataggttcaccactgtactaacctgtcacacactgaagacctataggttcaccactgtactaacctgtcacactgaagacctataggttcaccactgtactaacctgtcacactgaagacctataggttcaccactgtactaacctgtcacacactgaagacctataggtactaacctgtcacacactgaagacctataggttcaccactgtactaacctgtcacactgaagacctataggttcaccactgtactaacctgtcacactgaagacctataggttcaccactgtactaacctgtcacacactgaagacctataggtactaacctgtcacacactgaaggtcgataggttcaccactatactaacctgtcactcactgaagacctataggttcaccactgtactaacctgtcacacactgaagacctataggttcaccactgtactaacctgtcacacactgaaggtcctataggttcaccactgtactaacctgtcacacactgaaggtcctataggttcaccactgagcAAACATGTCTATAATAGATTTAAAGACTGTTCAGATAATGTATTAATGTCTCAAAAAAGGAGTATATTCTGTATATTTGGCCTGGCGAAGTGGTTTTATGcgctgactgaatggaagctgataaGTTTTACTCCGCTGGTCTCAGCTGGTCTCGGGAAGAAATAACGAGTCCTCACTGtccgagaccgagtcaagaccgagtCCAAATGTATCCGACACGGAGACAAGACCgagacactcaatatgtggtctcgAGACCTGACTCAAGACCAGTCATGAGTACTACAACACTGCTGTGTTGTATGTTCATCCTGTCTGCAAACTAAACCTATGAGGCGATAAAACTTGTACTTGAACTTGCGTTGCACATAGACAGATATATTATCAGAAACACTATTCCTGTACTGTGACTGCTGACAGGTGAATATATCTCCAGGTGAGATGATGTGTTTCTCTGCGGGGAGGAGCTCTGGCCTTTCACTCCAACTGGACAGACAGGCTATTAACGAAGCATCATGGGTAGAGAGTGATGCATCCTGGGTAGTCTCATGGGGGGCAGTGAGGTTGGGGGACTAGCTTATTCCTGTCTTATACCAATCGCAAACAAAAACAACATGACCTCAAATCATATCATATCGTGCACATGACTTAATGTTTTGTCTGTCCGTAGCCAGGGACCGTCAGTGCAATGGATTACATATGGTAGACCCAAACACAGATGTGGTAACAGCTCAGTCCCAAGTGTGTGGGGTTATGGTTCTCTTTACTTGTAGACCTGCTGGGCCTTGTCATTCATGGTAGCGGCTGTTCCCCACTTCAGATCCTCACATGCCTCCCAGAACGCCAGGTTCTCACCTGTCAATAAATCAATCCATTAACTAATCAATCAACCAGCCAGTCAAATTTTAGTTGTATAATGTCAAATCCCCTAAAAGAACAAGCAGAGGCACCTTGAAAAGACCCAGACTGTTGGGTGTAAAATGGGACAGGTACATGCCTGCCTAAAatcatgtcaaacattttttattgttttttttatttaaccatgttagtCTCATTGAGTCAAGAATCAATTTCTCAAGAAATGGACGAAGACATAATATCATAACACCATTGTTGCAATGTTTCCCCAATGTTGCCGTAACGCTGCAGCAACGTACCGCTGAACTCCTTCTTGAGGAAGAGTCTGAAGTCATCTCTGCCTCGAGGGTCAGAGAGCAGCTCCCCAAAACTGAAGGTCCACCTCTCCACACGCATCTTAGTAGGAATtcccacactgacacacacacacacacacacacacacacacacacacacacacacacacacatatatgaacGTCCACGTTTTGATACCAGTTCAAATAATACATTCTACAACGACAGGTAGGACAGGGATAGTAAGCTGGACAGTTAGGGATCAGACTCACTTCGCCATGTTGAGAAACCAGTAGGTGACATCATCAGTTACCCAGGGGTTGCtagggagacagggggctaggaaaGGGTCGTGCTTATTATAGGTGACAGAGTACTTCACAAGACTGGAGAaaagagaaaacaaacacaaaaaacaACTGCTATGTTGGAGAGAATGGAGAATTATGCTTTTTAGCACCTAGATGATCACTATTAATCGCATGGTGATCGTATAGGATTTCAGCTTTTAACCCGAGGTGTGATGGATTGTCAAACGTGGTGACATCTAAACTATAGTGACATACGCTCCGATAGACACAGATGACTTGACCCTCGGCCTCATGATGGACTGCTGCGTAAAAATCATCTACAGGAAACAGGGGAAAAGGAATATTCATCAGCACAGCCAAAAGGAAGGAGGAACTGTTCATATGTACATTTAGGGTAAATGTTATATGCTAATTATTTTAGGATGTTAAAAGTTGTTTCTCACAATTCTTCTGAAGAAGTCTGAAGTTTGTTTCTGGGAAATAAAGCAATGATTTGGTAATGTATAACAGCAGAATGGACAGCTGCAGTAAACTTTGCATTTATTGTgcgcgtctgtctgtgtgtgtagaagTATTCTTCAAAGTTAAGTGTAAGACTGTAAGAGAGGCATTGAAGAAAACCtgcagacagaaaaagagagatggggaaataATATTGATGAATTCAAACAGAAATAAAACTAAATCTGTGATGTGATTGGCTAACAGAGGGAACAGGTGTGATGTGATTGGTTAACAGAGACTACAGTaatggggaagggggggggggggggcagattaCCAAGGTAGAAATCCTCTTATCAAATATAAGCAGATTGAATACCACCTTGTCCTTGCTAGGTCACACAGACAATGATACTGTGGCTACAATATACCCCCACATGAGCAGGCTAATCcatactcacatacacacacaaacagcggGACTAACCTGTTACCTCCTCTGTGTTGGGGTCTACCATGCGTTCAAGTCCGTAGTCCATTGCACTGACGGTCCctggctacagacagacagacaaaacattAAGTCATGTGCACGGTATGATTCGATATTTACATGTTTTGGTTTGTGATTGACATCAGACAGAGGAATAAGCTAGGCCCCCAAccccactgccccccccccccacgccaTGAGACTACCCAGGATGCATCACTCTCTACCCATGATGCTTCGTTAGTAGCCTGTCTGTCCAGTCGTGAAAGGCCAGAGCTCCTCCCCGCAGAGAAACACATCATCTCACCTGGAGATATATTCACCTGTCAGCAGTCACAGTACAGGAATAGTGTTTCTGATAACATATCTGTCTACATGGAACGCAGGTTCAAGTTATCGCCCCATAGTGACCTTGTGTGTAATTAAACACATGCAGCTTTTCTTCTGTCATTACttgttgccctagaagactaaatatTCCCTTGCTCATCAGAAAATGGCCTACATCGATAGAGGTAATACTTGAAATCGATCTTTAAAGTTTTCTCTTTCATCTCTGCTTCTCTTACATAGCAAAGACGTTAAGGGACCCGGGAGAAAATGCAATAACTCAACCATTTTTTTTGGACCAAACAACATCAGTTTTACTGGTTTTAAGGGAATTAAAACGACTtcggcttggatgcatattttatgcGGTTGAAATAGTATCGGCCTTTATGACGCTGATAAAGATAGCGCCTTTATAGACGGTCCCTATCTCACattcattctctcaagatgctgaaagaaataaATCCTATTTCTCCACTCCACTGTTCCCGAGTCAAAATTTACATTTGgtgtatcattttactgcaagaaatgcataATTCTGCAGTAGTTAATGTTACATTAGAGGTTATAGAACTACAGCCAGCGTCCAGATTTCAGTTactattccatttaacccatctgaacaccACATTTCCCTTGACGTGCCCCATCTTGTGACTGTCAAATTTGTACAGcacctcacaatcatcacacataacatcTTTCGTAAACATTAGGCTACTGTActggccctcccttctctttattttcagCTCTCCATTTCAAAGCTTTTTTCTTAATGAATTAAACTCCGATATTGTCCTTTTTGCCTCAGTGGATCAACGTTAACTTATTCTGCCCAAGATCCCAAAAGCATTCGGCAATTGGCGTGTATTTGGTGCACTAGAGTTAGGACCTAAAGCTTAGGCTTACACACTAACGTCAGataaaaaaaatcattaaagaaaaacctcaatgtagcctatagatattAATTGCAAaataattatatatttattacattttaaagcattgttttctctttattcaacctgccCGCCACCCTCCCGCACTTAatccacacaatatttcatgaccctaaacctGCAGATATAAACGCAGAGGCATtgggttatgagtcaacccacACATcacgagtgtgtgtgtctcaccggaGGTCTGTGTACCACCCAGTAGGCTCTCTCCTGGCAGTCAAACACCACGCGATCCGGCTTTTTCCTCTCCTTCCCCGccctgcacacatacacacacaaaacaatcaAATTGTCCAAGTACACAGTCGGTCTGTGGATGAATGTATGACAGTGTAGTCTATTTCTGCCAGACTAACCTGTACTGTTCTTTAGCCTGCATCACAATGAAGTCCCACTTATGATTCAACCACTTGTGAAAACTGTTATACTGCACCTGAAGACAACAGAGTAGTGTGTTACTACTTCCACATTAGATGgatgtgtgtgcctgcatgcacGTGTGAATGTCTCTCACCTGTTCATACAGCGCCAGTATTCCTTTCTTGCGGATGTTTCTCTTAGCCAGGTATATTGCTGTGAAATAAACAtgattttcattttattttgtaaTTTTTTGGACTTAAACTTATTTGTCCGCAATGTAGATGACCTAACAATAAAGAAAACTTGAACTCTGTTTTGTCTTGTTCTGTGAGCATCTCACCATAGTCTGTGTCCTCTACAGGCCACTGCTGGGCTGGCCAGAAGTATGGTGTCTGAGAAAAGACAAAAAGCACAGAGGTTTGGCATAGAGTTAGGCGTAAGGGGGATGGTTAAGCTtaaaacttcttgaaactccccatcccggatccgggtttgtgactaaagcctctggctcattagcataacgcaacgttaacgatttctgaaaatcgcaaataaaatgaaaataatgcgtctgctctgaagcttagccttttcttaacaacactgtcatctcagattttcaaaatatgctt encodes:
- the LOC135523796 gene encoding regulator of G-protein signaling 9-like, with the protein product MTIRNVRDHGQRFRPRMSCLKKVESVMLEMQDPKNGVKSQPQRLVITTIPHAITGEDIVAWLTNCYSIEAEEAWALGTMLVAFGYIYPLQDHKRLVIKPDASLYRFQTPYFWPAQQWPVEDTDYAIYLAKRNIRKKGILALYEQVQYNSFHKWLNHKWDFIVMQAKEQYRAGKERKKPDRVVFDCQERAYWVVHRPPPGTVSAMDYGLERMVDPNTEEKQTSDFFRRIMIFTQQSIMRPRVKSSVSIGALVKYSVTYNKHDPFLAPCLPSNPWVTDDVTYWFLNMANVGIPTKMRVERWTFSFGELLSDPRGRDDFRLFLKKEFSGENLAFWEACEDLKWGTAATMNDKAQQVYKTFLTRGAPRWINIDGKTMEVTVKGLKHPHRYVLDAAQTHIFMLMKKDSFGRYLKSPVFKDTQKRAICPDQHMFSVPQLEANARKRRPSISPIIVRQLEQEERARMATSGPVDITQVMSKLSNKGKEVPGSKK